From the Burkholderia sp. WP9 genome, the window ATCAACGCCTTTGCCAGCAGATTCGAGTGCGCGCCGTCGTTCTCGCGAGTCTTTGCACGTTCGAGCAGGATCAACCCGGCTGGCGACATCACAACCGAGGCGGTCGTGATCGCAAGCGCGACGGTCAAGTCGCTTGCTTCACCGTAGACACTATGCAAAAGCGGAAGGCCGACCGCGGCAAAGTTCGGCATACCAATAGTGACCGCGCGGACGGCCGCATTCGCCGACGCCACCTTGAAAAGAAAACGCGACAACGCAAGCGACGCGAAGTACGGCACCAGCATCACCGCTATCAGCAGGAGGATCAGCACGAGGTGGCTGTCGAGGCTGGTGCGCTGCATCTTGGCTGTGTACAGGAACAGCGCGAACGGCAGCGCGTAGTCGACCAGCATGGTATTGATCGAAGATAACGGCATGGTGCCCCGAGCGAGCTTGCCCGCCAGATAGCCTGTCGCCATAGAAAAGAAGAACGGCACTAGCGCGTAAGCTATCTCGTGAATCATCTGTCGTTGCCCGTGTGATGGCGTCCACGTCGGGCGCCGTTGAATGTCGTAATCGACGGAGGCCACCTCTATTGCGGCAACGAAGTCTATTGATCGGCGCGCATTAAGTCTTTAGGAAAACATGAAGCATTATTAACGGTGCCGGATGTACGAGATCGATTCAAGCGAACGCGTGATACAGATTTTTTTGAGCTGTACGTTAAGTTTCTTTCACGCACGCCATTTGCCGGCTTTTTGGGGCTCTGTCCTTCCTCGGCGACCACACGCCCCCAGATGTATGACGGTCGCGCGACAGCCGGTTCGATCGATTGCATCGAAAACCTGCAGGACTTCGAAGGATAGGTTTGTGGCGGACAGACGAATCTATCGAGGTTCCAAGCCCAAGAGTTGGCCGGGGAAGATCAGCGTTGACCTTCGGCGTCACGTGGCGCTTCAGACGAGGTGGCGTAATTTTTAATAACTATTCAGTCCGGCCTAATTTCATTAGCAGAATCGCTGGGTAGGATGACTTGCAACTAGCGTCCAGCGCAATATGTTCGCGCCGATTGGATAGAGGACGTGGCTTGCTCGGCCGTATGATCACAATACTGGATTTCAGAATGTCCGCTATGGCCATCCCGCAATCCATATCGGAGCGTTTGTATGAAACGGGTTGGAATTTCTCCGGGGCGCCGCGCGTTTCTGCGTAGTGTCGCGAGCGCGGGACCGGCCGCCGTGGCGATCGGCGCCGGCGTGGCCGGCGTTGCGGCGAGTTCGACAGCAGGCAACACACCGAACTGGACGCCCAGCTACTTTACGCCCGACGAATGGAGCGTGCTTGTCGCGCTGGTCGATCGCCTGATCCCTGCGGACAGCGAAGGGCCAGGTGCGATTGAGGCGGGCGTGCCGGAATTTATCGACAGCCAGATGAACACGCCCTACGGCTATGGCGCCCTTTGGTACATGCACGGGCCCTTCGTTGCAGGGCCCGCGACGCTCGGCTATCAGCTCGAATTCAGCCCCCGGGCGCTGTACCGAAGTGCGTTGGCCGGACTGGACGAACAGGTGCGCAAGCGGTTTTCGAAACGCTTCGATGAGCTCGACGCCAGTACGCGCGACAGCATGATTGGCGAATTGGAATCGGGCAAGCTGGGTATCGGCGACGTGCCCGCAGTG encodes:
- a CDS encoding AEC family transporter, which encodes MIHEIAYALVPFFFSMATGYLAGKLARGTMPLSSINTMLVDYALPFALFLYTAKMQRTSLDSHLVLILLLIAVMLVPYFASLALSRFLFKVASANAAVRAVTIGMPNFAAVGLPLLHSVYGEASDLTVALAITTASVVMSPAGLILLERAKTRENDGAHSNLLAKALITTFVKPIVIAPLLGVMVSLAGWQLPGLMVQSLNIISSTTAGLALFSTGLILASQPFRLDKEVWVGVALSNVIQPLIAYLLVVVFALPKPIAGQAILLSAIPCGSFGILFGLSYGVQDTPSGTTLVASSVLSIFTLTATIFLLGYL
- a CDS encoding gluconate 2-dehydrogenase subunit 3 family protein; translated protein: MKRVGISPGRRAFLRSVASAGPAAVAIGAGVAGVAASSTAGNTPNWTPSYFTPDEWSVLVALVDRLIPADSEGPGAIEAGVPEFIDSQMNTPYGYGALWYMHGPFVAGPATLGYQLEFSPRALYRSALAGLDEQVRKRFSKRFDELDASTRDSMIGELESGKLGIGDVPAVDFFAQLLQNTHEGYFCDPKHGGNRDMAAWKMINFPGARADYIDWVEQYGKRYPLAPVSSA